The following nucleotide sequence is from Thermus thermamylovorans.
AGGTCCCTCCCCCCTGCTTGCTCATCATCCCCACCTCAGCCACCGCCCTCAGGATGGAAGCGGTGTCGTCCTCCACGTAGGTGCCGTAGCAGGAGATGGGAAGGCCCCGCCTGAGGCCGTAGTTGGCCCAGATGGGGGTGGCGAGGGAGTACCAGCCCCGGGCCACGTACTCCTGGAACTTGCGGCCAAACCCCTCCACCTTGGTGAGGGCCTCGGCCCGCTGGGCGATCTCCCTCACCCGCTCCTCCACGCTCACCCCGGGCAGCAGGTAGCCCCGGCGCATGTAGAGGCGGGTGTGCTCGTTGGCCCAGTACCAGGGCTCGTAGGTCCGCTTGGTCTTGGTCATGCCTCCTCCTTCAGAAAAGCTCCTCCGGATCAAAGCTTTGTACCCTGCGCGCGTAGGCCACGCTCCGCTTGTTGAAGAAGTCCACCTCCTTGTCGGCGAGGAGCTCCAGGGTGAACCACTCCGTGTCCCGAAGCCTCGCCCGGTCCACAGGGAAGGCTTCGGGGAGTCCATGGAGGGCGAGGACTTCGTTGAAGCGTCCCTTGAGGAACTCCAGGGTTTCTCCGTGCCCCACCAAAGAGGGTTCCCCCATGGCGAAGAGCCAGTCCAGGAGGTTTTCCTCGGCCCGGAAGAGCTTCTGGGCGAGGCGTAGAGACTCTTCCTGAAATTCCTCCCCCAGGGCCTCGGGGTGCTCCGTCCTGAGGAGACGGAGGAGCTCCACCCCAAAGAGGCCGTGGACGTTCTCCTCCTTGCTGGTGGCCTCAATGGCGTTGGAGATCCCTTTGTAGCGGTTGCCGCGGCGGTTTAGGGCCATGAGGACGTAGAACTGGGAGAAGAGGGAGANGTGGACGTTCTCCTCCTTGCTGGTGGCCTCCATGGCGTTGGAGATCCCTTTGTAGCGATTGCCGCGGCGGTTTAGGGCCATGAGGACGTAGAACTGGGAGAAGAGGGAGACGTGTTCCGTGAAGGCGGAGAAGAGGAAGAGGGCGAGGGCGTATTCCCGCAGGTCCTTCCCCTGGGCGCGCCGAAGGGCCTCTCCCAGGGCTTGGGCCCGATCCCGGAGGGCGCTCGCCCCCTCCAGGGCCTGTCCAAAGGCCTCCTCCAGGCCCAAAAGCTCCAGGAGGTGGGCGTAAGCGTTGGCGTGCCGTACCTCGCTCTCGGCGAAGGTGAGGCCCACCTCGGCGATCTCGGGCTTGGGAAAGCGGTCGTAGACCCGGGCCCAGAAGAGCTTGACGGCGAGCTCCACCTGAGCGATGGCGAGGAGGGCGCGCTCCACCAGGGAGCGCTCCTTCTCGTCGGCCAGGGCGTGGTCCTGAAGGTCGGACTGGAAGCTGAACTCCGTGTGCACCCAGTAGCTGTGCCGGATGGCGTCCCGGAAGCGGAGGAGCTCGGGGTACTCGTAGGGGCGGTAGGCGAGCCTAGGCGCCGTGAGGGGCACGGGCCTCACCTCCTTCCAGGGGAGGCACCGGGCTTGGCCTCCCCCTTTCGTCCACCGCCACCAGGACAAACCCGCCCCGGGCGGCCAGGTAGGCCTCCTCGCCTTCCTTCACCGGCTCCACCCACATCTCCACCTCCACCCGCATGGAGGTGCGCCCCACCTCCCGCACCCGGGCCACCAGCTCCACGATGGCCCCCAGGGGGACGGGGCGCTTGAAGTCCACCGCGTCCGCGTGTACCGTTACCACCTTCTTGCGCG
It contains:
- a CDS encoding ribonucleotide-diphosphate reductase subunit beta → MPLTAPRLAYRPYEYPELLRFRDAIRHSYWVHTEFSFQSDLQDHALADEKERSLVERALLAIAQVELAVKLFWARVYDRFPKPEIAEVGLTFAESEVRHANAYAHLLELLGLEEAFGQALEGASALRDRAQALGEALRRAQGKDLREYALALFLFSAFTEHVSLFSQFYVLMALNRRGNRYKGISNAMEATSKEENVHXSLFSQFYVLMALNRRGNRYKGISNAIEATSKEENVHGLFGVELLRLLRTEHPEALGEEFQEESLRLAQKLFRAEENLLDWLFAMGEPSLVGHGETLEFLKGRFNEVLALHGLPEAFPVDRARLRDTEWFTLELLADKEVDFFNKRSVAYARRVQSFDPEELF
- a CDS encoding acyl-CoA thioesterase; this encodes MRETRMVYPVFPGETNHYGTLFGGTVLAWMDQAAFVAATRHARKKVVTVHADAVDFKRPVPLGAIVELVARVREVGRTSMRVEVEMWVEPVKEGEEAYLAARGGFVLVAVDERGRPSPVPPLEGGEARAPHGA